One segment of Paenibacillus rhizovicinus DNA contains the following:
- a CDS encoding ABC transporter substrate-binding protein: protein MKKWASLMLSTVLCGVVLAGCGSNGSNDGSANEGTAPKEDNQAAAGANNGAKTENGDAAAAAPESAIKGKITFATNRTDLVETELKSYAQRFHEKYPEATVEFEAIKDYEESMKVRLASNEFPDVILVPKTVTKEKLPEFFAPLDDLGLNDKVYFKDNYSSQDGKLYGIVSGSSAMGITYNKKAFEKAGITAVPKTLDEFYAACEKLKAAGIIPMSTNFKDKWPLMGWDQEAFLFANDPALHNTMAGQDEPFTMDGPYGQAMSIIKTIVDKGYAEKDLMSTNWEGSKKDVASGTTAMYLLGNWVVPQVIDNGAKSEDVGFFPLPIDNSGEAKALLSPDYAYAVSKKSGNLETAKAFLKWLVEESGYDDFGGFIPVLKDKKPALPQLAEFMAFNPKVVEMQAESDEYLKIGNKMQFDTSGLAQDVIMGKDMAKVFADYNKRWKEARAAVAN from the coding sequence ATGAAGAAATGGGCATCTCTAATGCTCTCAACCGTGCTTTGCGGCGTCGTGCTCGCAGGCTGCGGTTCGAACGGTAGCAACGACGGTAGCGCCAACGAAGGCACAGCCCCAAAAGAAGACAATCAGGCAGCGGCTGGCGCGAATAACGGAGCCAAGACAGAGAACGGCGATGCCGCGGCCGCCGCTCCGGAGAGCGCGATCAAAGGCAAGATCACGTTCGCGACGAACCGCACGGACCTTGTCGAGACGGAACTGAAGAGCTACGCGCAGCGTTTCCACGAGAAATATCCGGAAGCGACTGTCGAATTCGAAGCGATCAAGGACTATGAAGAATCCATGAAAGTACGCCTCGCGTCCAACGAGTTCCCGGATGTCATCCTCGTGCCGAAGACGGTCACGAAAGAAAAGCTGCCCGAGTTCTTCGCGCCGCTGGACGATCTTGGCCTGAACGACAAGGTGTACTTCAAGGACAATTACAGCAGCCAAGACGGCAAATTGTACGGCATCGTCTCCGGCAGCTCGGCGATGGGCATCACGTACAACAAGAAGGCGTTCGAGAAAGCCGGCATCACGGCGGTTCCGAAGACGCTCGACGAATTCTACGCAGCTTGCGAGAAGCTGAAGGCTGCGGGCATCATTCCGATGTCCACGAACTTCAAGGACAAATGGCCGCTCATGGGCTGGGATCAGGAAGCGTTCCTCTTCGCGAACGACCCGGCGCTTCATAACACGATGGCCGGTCAAGACGAGCCGTTCACGATGGACGGACCTTACGGTCAGGCGATGTCGATCATCAAGACGATCGTCGACAAAGGCTATGCGGAGAAGGACCTCATGTCCACGAACTGGGAAGGTTCCAAGAAGGACGTAGCTTCCGGTACGACGGCCATGTATCTGCTGGGCAACTGGGTCGTGCCTCAAGTCATCGATAATGGCGCCAAATCCGAGGACGTCGGCTTCTTCCCGCTCCCGATCGACAACAGCGGCGAAGCGAAAGCGCTGCTGAGCCCCGACTACGCGTATGCCGTCAGCAAGAAGAGCGGCAACCTGGAAACGGCCAAGGCATTCCTGAAATGGCTCGTCGAGGAATCCGGCTATGACGATTTCGGCGGCTTCATTCCAGTGCTGAAGGACAAGAAACCGGCGCTGCCTCAGCTGGCCGAGTTCATGGCCTTCAACCCGAAAGTCGTGGAGATGCAAGCCGAGAGCGACGAGTACCTGAAAATCGGCAACAAAATGCAGTTCGACACGAGCGGCTTGGCGCAAGACGTCATCATGGGCAAAGACATGGCGAAGGTATTCGCCGACTACAACAAACGTTGGAAAGAAGCGCGCGCGGCGGTTGCCAACTAA
- a CDS encoding carbohydrate ABC transporter permease, whose product MYSSLYKKQKTVILFAFLLLPVTLLILFSLYPGANLLYLSLTSWDGYSSDKGWVGFDNYREIFHNSEIFSVFGHNLYYFFGGILQNVVALYFAVILSRKLRGRNGFRVLIFLPYIMNSVAIAYMFSYVYDAQHGSLNALLTNLGLGDLITSWLGNKHMVNISLALISMWKYLGFNMVIYIGALQSIPEDLYEAARIDGANGWQSFRFITWPSLLKIIELSMLLTVTGALEVFDLPFIMTKGGPAGASETFVTKTVDTAFHYSNYGLASAMGVVLLAIVIVVITVQRKLILREEKGR is encoded by the coding sequence ATGTATTCCTCCCTATACAAGAAGCAGAAGACGGTCATTCTGTTTGCGTTTCTCCTGCTCCCAGTCACCCTGCTGATACTCTTCTCCTTGTATCCCGGCGCCAACCTGCTTTACCTGAGCTTGACTTCCTGGGACGGCTACAGCTCGGACAAAGGCTGGGTCGGGTTCGATAATTACCGCGAGATTTTTCATAATAGCGAGATTTTCAGCGTATTCGGGCACAACCTCTATTATTTTTTCGGCGGCATTCTGCAGAACGTCGTCGCGCTTTACTTTGCCGTCATTCTGAGCCGGAAGCTTCGCGGACGAAATGGATTCCGCGTTCTGATCTTCCTGCCTTACATCATGAACAGCGTGGCGATCGCCTACATGTTCTCGTACGTATACGATGCGCAGCATGGTTCCTTGAACGCGCTGCTTACGAATTTGGGGCTCGGGGATCTCATTACGAGCTGGCTCGGCAATAAGCATATGGTCAACATTTCGCTCGCACTCATCTCCATGTGGAAATACCTCGGCTTCAACATGGTTATCTATATCGGGGCGCTCCAGTCGATCCCCGAAGATTTGTACGAGGCCGCGCGCATCGACGGCGCGAACGGATGGCAGTCCTTTCGCTTCATTACGTGGCCGAGCCTGCTCAAAATCATCGAGCTCAGCATGCTGCTGACCGTGACGGGCGCGCTCGAGGTGTTCGATTTGCCGTTTATCATGACCAAGGGCGGCCCGGCGGGCGCAAGCGAAACGTTCGTGACGAAGACGGTGGATACGGCGTTCCACTACAGCAATTACGGCTTGGCTTCGGCCATGGGCGTCGTGCTGCTGGCGATCGTCATTGTCGTCATCACGGTGCAGCGCAAACTTATTTTACGGGAAGAGAAGGGGCGATAA
- a CDS encoding carbohydrate ABC transporter permease, with product MQLLKRKRPLQAVHYLLLSLAVFAVLFPPAVVVLNAFKGTEEYNASGVFDLPNSFFNMDNFRTVMRIGHMGRAFYNTGIILVLSLIGNILIGTTAAYALGRFDFKLKRVILAGYVLATLIPSVTTQVATFSIIKNLGLFNTHLAPVLLYLGTDVVQIYIFLQFIRGIPFDLDESAMMEGASLFRIFRSVIFPLLIPATATVTIIKTISIYNDMYIPYLYMPAQKLGVVSTSLMKFAGVNSAQWNLISAAVVIILIPTVIIYLFLQRYIFSGIVSGSVK from the coding sequence ATGCAGCTACTTAAACGCAAACGTCCCCTGCAGGCCGTGCATTACCTCCTTCTGTCGCTGGCCGTGTTCGCGGTGCTGTTTCCGCCGGCCGTCGTCGTGCTGAACGCGTTCAAAGGGACAGAGGAGTACAACGCTTCCGGCGTATTCGATCTGCCGAACAGCTTCTTCAATATGGACAATTTCCGAACGGTCATGCGAATCGGTCATATGGGACGCGCCTTCTACAACACGGGCATCATTCTCGTGCTTTCCCTCATCGGCAACATCTTGATCGGCACGACGGCTGCTTACGCGCTGGGCCGGTTCGACTTCAAGCTGAAGCGCGTCATCTTGGCCGGCTACGTGCTGGCGACGCTTATTCCTTCCGTGACGACGCAGGTCGCGACGTTCTCCATTATTAAGAACCTGGGCTTGTTCAACACGCACTTGGCGCCGGTGCTGCTCTACTTGGGCACGGACGTCGTGCAAATTTATATTTTCCTGCAGTTCATCCGCGGCATTCCGTTCGACCTGGACGAGAGCGCGATGATGGAGGGGGCCAGCCTGTTCCGGATCTTCCGGTCGGTCATCTTCCCGCTGCTCATTCCGGCGACGGCCACCGTGACGATCATCAAGACGATCTCGATCTACAACGACATGTACATTCCGTACTTGTACATGCCGGCGCAGAAGCTAGGCGTCGTCTCGACGTCGCTCATGAAATTCGCCGGGGTCAACAGCGCGCAGTGGAATTTGATCAGCGCGGCGGTCGTGATCATTCTCATCCCGACGGTCATCATTTATTTGTTCCTGCAGCGTTATATTTTCTCGGGCATCGTGAGCGGTTCGGTCAAATAG
- a CDS encoding MDR family MFS transporter, which translates to MVETNKTNKRLVLAGLMLGLIFAELDETVVSTAMPTIIRELHGLSLYGWVAGVYMLAATMFMPILGKLADLYGRKRVYLSCMALFIAGSIVSGLAGSMTMLLAGRGIQGIGAGGLMPLALVIIGDTYPLEQRAKIQSLFGPLMILPQLLGPTVGGYMVGHVNWHWVFLINIPVGLLAAAVLSIGMRESRGTEKKSIDWHGASTLVAALLSLLMTPVLIDNEGLSWSSPGIIGLLALSTLFTGLFVFIESRAKEPIIPLRLFRHRSVVVLSIIVLILMLGIMGGIATFPFFAQNVMGLTPTASGYLMLAFMAGAIPSSIVNGFLITKVPYRNLFIVCFLLPIVGFYLLTQIGVATSVLYVVVTFFILGLGIGVLFGSDNLIVQESVDKADSGSALGTVQLFQSLGATIGLSIFGSLLARHINQGVSQMADQLPDGTAKNIATGGIPEGLPHDLLIKVQTVFSEAFQNIFTISFAFVIAAFIACWFLKKEVLQKREEDPVADGAATTGTSSSAGAASAAE; encoded by the coding sequence ATGGTTGAAACGAACAAAACCAACAAACGGCTCGTGCTCGCGGGCCTGATGCTCGGCTTGATTTTCGCCGAACTGGACGAAACGGTCGTCTCGACGGCGATGCCGACGATTATCCGCGAGCTGCACGGCTTGTCGCTCTACGGCTGGGTCGCGGGCGTCTACATGCTCGCCGCCACGATGTTCATGCCCATCCTCGGCAAGCTTGCCGACTTGTACGGCCGCAAACGCGTGTACTTAAGCTGCATGGCGTTGTTCATCGCGGGTTCCATCGTGAGCGGCTTGGCCGGGTCCATGACGATGCTGCTCGCCGGGCGAGGCATTCAGGGTATAGGAGCCGGCGGGCTCATGCCGCTCGCGCTCGTTATTATCGGCGACACCTATCCGCTGGAGCAGCGGGCGAAGATTCAGAGCCTGTTCGGTCCGCTGATGATTTTGCCCCAATTGCTCGGTCCGACTGTCGGCGGATACATGGTCGGTCACGTGAATTGGCACTGGGTATTCTTGATCAACATCCCTGTCGGCCTGCTGGCCGCGGCGGTGCTCAGTATCGGCATGCGCGAATCCCGGGGAACCGAGAAGAAATCGATCGACTGGCACGGCGCTTCCACGCTCGTCGCCGCCCTGCTCTCCCTGCTGATGACGCCGGTGCTGATCGACAACGAAGGCTTGTCTTGGTCATCGCCGGGCATCATCGGACTGCTGGCACTGTCCACGCTGTTCACGGGTCTGTTCGTCTTCATCGAAAGTCGAGCGAAGGAGCCCATTATTCCGCTGCGCCTCTTCCGCCATCGGTCCGTCGTCGTCCTCTCCATTATCGTTCTGATCTTGATGCTCGGCATCATGGGCGGAATCGCGACGTTCCCGTTCTTCGCCCAGAACGTCATGGGACTGACGCCGACGGCATCCGGTTATCTGATGCTCGCTTTCATGGCCGGCGCGATTCCGTCCAGCATCGTGAACGGCTTCCTGATTACCAAGGTGCCGTACCGCAACTTGTTCATCGTCTGCTTCCTGCTCCCGATCGTCGGCTTCTACCTGCTGACGCAAATCGGCGTCGCTACGAGCGTCCTCTATGTCGTCGTCACGTTCTTCATTCTCGGACTCGGCATCGGCGTCCTGTTCGGCAGCGACAACCTGATCGTGCAGGAAAGCGTCGACAAAGCGGACAGCGGCTCGGCGCTCGGCACCGTCCAGCTGTTCCAGTCCCTCGGCGCGACGATCGGACTGAGCATTTTCGGCAGCCTGCTGGCGCGTCACATCAATCAAGGCGTGTCGCAGATGGCCGATCAGCTGCCCGACGGGACGGCTAAGAACATCGCGACCGGCGGCATTCCGGAAGGACTCCCGCACGATCTGCTGATCAAAGTGCAAACCGTTTTCTCGGAGGCGTTCCAAAATATATTTACCATCTCGTTCGCCTTCGTCATCGCCGCCTTCATCGCCTGCTGGTTCCTGAAGAAGGAAGTGCTGCAGAAACGGGAGGAAGATCCTGTTGCGGATGGGGCTGCGACTACGGGAACCTCCTCCTCTGCCGGGGCTGCCTCTGCTGCGGAGTGA
- a CDS encoding ornithine carbamoyltransferase encodes MKHFLSLQDLDRNELMTIIQNGIAIKRQPERYATACDRKGALMLFQKTSTRTNLSFQSGINQMGGYAVPMDWNASNFSISPIRYEARYASRNCDFIVARLKKHSDLRELAAYATVPVINGCCDRYHPCQALADLMTIYEVSGTFEGITVTYVGILNNVANSLIAGCAMLGIRLLLVTPIVNEASWDGELMDQAIGSGLVTRMNSLTDAAAQSDYVYTDTWIDMEHYHSADYEAVKDFRMQTMLPYQLNRKALNGSTPYIMHDMPIHPGFEIEEELIESASSVIYQQAENRMHAQKALLLHLMES; translated from the coding sequence TTGAAACATTTTCTTTCCCTGCAAGATCTGGACCGGAACGAATTGATGACAATCATCCAGAACGGCATCGCCATTAAGCGGCAGCCTGAACGATACGCAACCGCCTGCGACCGTAAAGGCGCACTGATGCTTTTTCAGAAAACGTCGACCCGGACAAACCTGTCCTTCCAATCCGGTATCAACCAAATGGGCGGTTACGCCGTACCGATGGACTGGAACGCCAGCAACTTCAGCATCTCTCCCATCCGGTACGAAGCCCGCTACGCGTCGCGCAATTGCGATTTCATCGTGGCTCGTTTAAAGAAGCATTCCGACTTGCGGGAACTGGCCGCCTATGCGACGGTACCCGTCATTAACGGCTGCTGCGACCGTTATCACCCTTGCCAAGCGCTGGCTGATCTGATGACGATCTACGAGGTGTCCGGAACCTTTGAAGGCATTACGGTCACCTATGTCGGCATCCTCAACAATGTCGCCAATTCCTTGATTGCCGGCTGCGCGATGCTCGGGATCCGTTTGCTGCTTGTCACCCCCATCGTCAACGAAGCCTCGTGGGACGGGGAGCTGATGGACCAAGCCATCGGCAGCGGCCTCGTGACGCGAATGAACTCGTTAACGGATGCGGCTGCCCAATCCGATTACGTCTACACGGACACGTGGATCGACATGGAGCATTACCACAGCGCGGACTATGAGGCGGTCAAAGATTTCCGCATGCAAACGATGCTCCCTTATCAGCTGAACCGCAAGGCGCTGAACGGCAGCACGCCGTATATCATGCATGACATGCCGATTCACCCCGGCTTCGAAATCGAAGAGGAACTGATCGAATCCGCCAGCTCGGTCATCTATCAGCAGGCGGAGAACCGGATGCACGCGCAAAAGGCGCTGCTGCTGCATTTGATGGAGAGTTGA
- a CDS encoding ABC transporter substrate-binding protein: MFLKVLSRGVLAAAVLLTPVTSLSNTASAASTAIKVTLDGKSVSLDSAPKIVNGRTLVPYSGIVSALGGKATWDAKNKTVSAVQGDVSVKLTVGSRTAYINGAAQTLEAAPSIVNGKTFVPLRLVSEAFGKWVSYSKSAAAVAISSTLTVNTSTGPFTLKKKPKRIVTLSSSDTEIIYALGSTVVGRSTALGAVSPAAAASAPEVGSTHGIEFEKLASVKPDLVIASPALQSSKATIEKLGAQVMFNSHNTFTEIQASVRLYGKVLGQEAKAEQLIKKMNADVSSLKKPSTAPKTLIVYGAPGSFVVALPTSYPGNFLELAGGKNVASNFKAMDSMPQYADLSLERIIAANPDLILFITHGDAAEVKASFKKQFETNPAWKSLSAVKNDRFEVLPSDLFAANPGLRAPQAIQAINKLLLQVK, from the coding sequence GTGTTTTTGAAAGTATTATCTCGTGGTGTGTTGGCGGCAGCCGTGCTGCTAACGCCGGTAACAAGTTTGAGCAATACGGCAAGCGCTGCAAGCACGGCAATTAAGGTTACGCTGGACGGGAAGTCCGTTTCTCTGGATTCCGCTCCGAAGATCGTTAACGGCCGTACGCTGGTTCCTTACAGCGGCATCGTAAGCGCGCTTGGTGGCAAGGCGACTTGGGACGCGAAGAACAAAACCGTATCCGCGGTTCAAGGCGATGTCTCCGTCAAATTGACGGTCGGTTCCCGCACGGCTTACATAAACGGCGCCGCGCAAACGCTCGAAGCAGCTCCGTCCATCGTAAACGGCAAGACGTTCGTGCCGCTGCGACTCGTTTCCGAAGCTTTCGGCAAATGGGTTTCCTACAGCAAGAGCGCGGCTGCCGTCGCGATCAGCAGCACGCTGACCGTAAACACGAGCACGGGCCCGTTCACGCTCAAGAAGAAGCCGAAACGCATCGTTACGCTTTCCTCTTCCGATACGGAAATCATCTATGCGCTCGGAAGCACGGTTGTCGGCCGCTCGACTGCGCTCGGCGCGGTATCCCCTGCGGCTGCGGCATCCGCTCCCGAAGTCGGAAGCACGCACGGCATCGAATTCGAGAAATTGGCTTCGGTGAAGCCGGATCTCGTCATTGCCAGCCCGGCGCTCCAATCCAGCAAGGCGACGATTGAGAAGCTGGGCGCTCAAGTGATGTTCAACTCGCATAACACGTTTACGGAAATTCAAGCTTCCGTCCGTCTGTACGGCAAAGTACTGGGCCAAGAGGCGAAAGCGGAACAGTTGATCAAGAAAATGAATGCCGATGTCTCCTCGCTCAAGAAACCGAGCACGGCACCGAAGACGCTGATCGTATACGGCGCTCCAGGCAGCTTCGTCGTAGCGCTGCCGACGAGCTACCCGGGCAACTTCTTGGAGCTTGCCGGAGGCAAGAACGTCGCGTCCAACTTCAAAGCAATGGATTCGATGCCGCAGTACGCGGATCTCAGCTTGGAGCGGATCATCGCGGCTAATCCGGATCTGATCCTGTTCATTACCCACGGCGATGCAGCTGAAGTCAAAGCAAGCTTCAAGAAGCAATTCGAGACGAATCCGGCTTGGAAGAGCTTGTCGGCCGTGAAGAACGACCGTTTCGAAGTACTGCCATCCGACTTGTTCGCGGCAAACCCGGGGCTGCGCGCACCGCAAGCGATTCAAGCGATCAACAAATTGCTGCTGCAGGTGAAGTAA
- a CDS encoding FecCD family ABC transporter permease: MSTLVSGRERAHKAALSRNARGSAVLIISLVLLLAAALAGLMSGAISIPARDVWTSLFHSSDSEARQIVWNLRLPRVLTGMLAGICLAVSGAFLQGVFRNPLADPGIIGVSSGGGLAAVAIMILFPEKIAYLPISAFLGALAAAAVVYALAWKGGASPLRLILAGVAVNSLLGAAMTALMILNSEKVQSVLPWMSGSLNGRSWPHFDTLLPYTIAGLIASVFLIKTANLLVLGDDAAKLLGSRVEIGRLLIILLSTFLAGAAISIVGMVGFVGLVVPHIVRLLVGNDYRIFLPISAIGGGALIIAADTAARSWFDPIEFPVGILLALLGAPFFLYLLRRGIKR, encoded by the coding sequence ATGTCTACTCTTGTATCCGGCAGAGAGCGCGCGCATAAAGCCGCGCTCTCTCGCAATGCCCGCGGAAGCGCAGTGCTGATCATCAGCTTGGTTCTGCTGCTCGCTGCCGCGCTTGCGGGCCTGATGTCCGGCGCCATCTCGATTCCGGCTCGCGACGTGTGGACGTCGCTCTTTCATTCTTCCGATTCGGAAGCGAGGCAAATCGTATGGAATTTGCGGCTTCCCCGCGTCCTGACAGGCATGCTGGCAGGCATTTGCCTGGCAGTTTCGGGCGCGTTCCTGCAAGGCGTATTCCGTAATCCGCTTGCTGATCCCGGCATTATCGGGGTATCGTCCGGCGGCGGTCTAGCGGCGGTCGCGATTATGATCTTGTTTCCGGAGAAAATCGCTTATCTGCCGATCTCCGCGTTTCTCGGCGCTTTGGCTGCTGCCGCAGTCGTCTACGCCTTGGCGTGGAAAGGCGGCGCTTCGCCTTTGCGGCTCATCTTGGCAGGCGTTGCCGTCAACTCGCTGCTCGGCGCGGCGATGACGGCCTTGATGATTCTGAACAGCGAGAAAGTGCAGTCCGTCCTCCCCTGGATGTCGGGAAGCCTGAACGGCCGAAGCTGGCCGCATTTCGATACGCTGCTTCCTTACACGATTGCTGGTTTGATCGCTTCCGTCTTCCTGATCAAAACAGCCAACCTGCTCGTTCTGGGCGACGATGCCGCCAAGCTGCTCGGCAGCCGCGTCGAAATCGGCAGGCTGCTTATTATCCTGCTCTCCACGTTTCTTGCGGGCGCCGCGATCAGCATCGTCGGCATGGTGGGCTTCGTCGGCTTGGTCGTGCCGCATATCGTGCGCTTGCTCGTCGGCAACGACTATCGGATTTTCCTGCCGATCTCCGCGATCGGAGGCGGGGCGCTGATTATTGCGGCGGACACGGCTGCCCGCAGCTGGTTTGACCCGATCGAGTTTCCCGTCGGCATTCTGCTCGCGCTGCTCGGAGCGCCGTTCTTTCTCTATCTGCTGCGAAGGGGGATTAAACGATGA
- a CDS encoding ABC transporter ATP-binding protein, whose amino-acid sequence MTKTTTQALSAADLKYGYGREAAIVNGFDLSAAPGEWLGIVGPNGSGKSTVLCMLARLVSPQGGSVTMDGKDMASMDTKSIARHMTMLTQTQEQVQDITVRELVRRGRNPHLKWYEECRGKHEDVVDWALKVTSMQDLQHRPLQELSGGERQRAWLAMCMAQTPKLLLLDEPTTYLDIAHQLELMELIRQLNREQGITVIMVLHDLNQAARYCDRIVAMKQGEIVREGTPGDVFRVEFFREVFGIEAKLYYDDGVPVYLPCGIAKSEPEGMNAYVTA is encoded by the coding sequence ATGACGAAGACGACGACGCAAGCGCTGAGTGCAGCCGATCTCAAGTACGGGTACGGACGCGAAGCAGCGATCGTTAACGGCTTTGATCTAAGTGCGGCGCCCGGCGAATGGCTGGGCATCGTCGGTCCCAATGGTTCGGGCAAGTCTACCGTGCTGTGCATGCTGGCCAGGCTCGTTTCGCCGCAAGGCGGATCGGTTACGATGGACGGCAAGGATATGGCGAGCATGGACACGAAGTCGATCGCCCGGCATATGACGATGCTGACGCAAACGCAGGAGCAGGTACAGGACATCACGGTACGCGAACTCGTGCGCAGAGGACGCAATCCGCATCTGAAATGGTACGAGGAATGCAGGGGCAAGCACGAAGATGTCGTCGACTGGGCGCTGAAAGTGACGAGCATGCAGGATCTTCAGCATCGGCCGCTGCAGGAGCTTTCGGGCGGGGAGCGGCAGCGGGCGTGGCTTGCGATGTGCATGGCGCAGACGCCTAAGCTGCTGCTTCTCGACGAACCGACGACGTATCTCGATATCGCGCATCAGCTGGAATTAATGGAGCTGATCCGGCAATTGAACCGCGAGCAGGGCATTACCGTGATCATGGTGCTGCACGACTTGAATCAAGCGGCCCGTTACTGCGATCGCATCGTGGCGATGAAGCAGGGCGAGATCGTGCGGGAAGGCACGCCGGGCGACGTGTTCCGCGTGGAGTTCTTCCGCGAGGTATTTGGCATTGAAGCGAAATTGTATTACGATGACGGCGTACCTGTTTATTTGCCGTGCGGCATTGCAAAGTCAGAGCCTGAGGGCATGAACGCATACGTTACGGCATAA
- a CDS encoding antibiotic biosynthesis monooxygenase — MIIVENRFEIRAGAADAILERFRSPKSVHTFPGFVRMDVLHAVLSDETEEVRVCTAWESEAAFEAWTNSDSFRHAHGRRAETAGAERAEAPAAAAHGSGHGSHGSTATGAPASSPIISSKVTRYNVVVTHLPAEAE, encoded by the coding sequence ATGATTATTGTGGAAAACCGATTCGAAATCAGAGCGGGCGCGGCGGACGCCATCTTGGAACGGTTCCGTTCGCCTAAGAGCGTTCATACCTTCCCGGGTTTCGTGCGCATGGACGTCCTGCATGCCGTCTTGTCCGACGAGACGGAAGAGGTGCGGGTATGCACGGCTTGGGAGAGCGAGGCGGCTTTCGAAGCTTGGACGAATAGCGACTCGTTCCGTCATGCGCATGGCCGGCGTGCCGAGACTGCGGGAGCCGAACGTGCGGAAGCTCCGGCCGCTGCTGCTCACGGGAGCGGTCATGGAAGCCATGGAAGCACAGCAACCGGCGCCCCGGCAAGCAGTCCGATCATTAGCAGCAAAGTAACGAGATACAACGTCGTCGTGACGCATTTGCCCGCTGAGGCGGAATAA